Sequence from the Bremerella volcania genome:
AGTTCTGCGGCCCGATAGCCGATCGCCGTGCCGTTGAGTTCGACACTCGAAAGGGGAGTCGATGCCATCGTACAAAGCGAGGCGTCGTTTTCGACCCCGACGACCGCGACCTCCTCCGGCACGATCGCTCCGCATCGACGGCAGGCATCTAGTAACCAGAAGCCGAGCTGATCAGTACAAGCCATCACGCCGACCGGCTTGGGCAATCCATGGATCCAATCGGCCAGTTCTCTTTGGGCTTGCTCCCATTCGGTTGGCTGTTCGCGGCGGTTCAAGGGATGGTATCGCGAGGCCTCGTAACCATTGTCGGCGACGGTCTGCACGAAATTCTCGCAACGCTGTTGGAAGTATTCCTCGGCCCCCAATTGATATACGGCGAAATGGCGAAAGCCACGATCCAAAAAGTATTCGGCAACTAGCTTGCCCAACGAGAAGTTGTTTACGCCAACAAATGGAAAGGAGTGCTTCAAACGAGTCGAACGCAATTCTACCGTTGGAACCTTGGCGCGTTTTACCGAGTCGACCATGGCCTGTGAGCCACTGCGAGTCATGATTCCGTTTCCACTCCAGGCCGGCAGCCAGGGTGGGGCAGGGGACTCCAGCGATCGAGACTCAACCAGAAGGGACCAGGGGCCACGCTCGGCCACGTATTTGCGCACCCCATGCAGTAGCTCTCGACCATAAGTCCGAGAGGTTTCAATCAGCAAGGCGACATGTGGAGAGACACTCTTAGCGGGCATGAAACGTGTTAAAATGACGAAGGATGCCACCCACAGGGTTGGCGAAGCCAGAAACTTGGTTTGAATTCACTATGTGCGGTCTCTATCGTGCGTTTTCAGGTCAAGAATGACAATATCCGGGCCGTCAAAAAGAGAGAGATGAGCCTGTGGAACGTTGGGGCTGACATAACTGAACTTGCCTCGCTGGCATATGGTGCGCACAATGATAGGTAGAAGGAACATCGATCCGTGCGAAGTATTTCACTACTGACCATCCTGGCCCTGCTCTACTGCCCGCTCGCGTGCGCGGTCGGTCATGGGTACGGAGTAAGCTCGCAACTTGGCGACGACTCGAAAACCGAATCGCCGGTTTGCTGCTGCTGTTCCTCGAAGTCTTCTGAAAGTGACCCGATAGAGCCAAACGACTCCGACTCGCAGCACAAGACCTGCCAAGGGATCTGCAATGGTGCGGTTCAGGAACGCCATGATGTCAGCATCGATTTGCCAGAGTTAGCATTATTGGCATTCTACCCTGCTTTTCCGTCTGTTTCTCTCGATGAATCGACAACGCTACGAAAGCGTGATTCTGTACTCTCTGACAAGCATGTGCTTTCAGGCCGCCAGCTGCGCACCCTCTTCGTTGCACTAACCTGCTAAACCTGTGATGCCTTCTCGCATCGTGAGGTCTTAACATGTCGCTCAGCATCCGTCTGCGCGGATGGTCTTGTTAAGCCTCGTTCGCTCGATTGCCCCTACGATGGGTATTACCATGTGGTTTCGCCCCCTTGCTTGGGATTACGCGACTCGCAATCTGTTCCGTCGACCTCTGCGCACCATGCTTACTTTGGGTGCGCTGACCGCGGTTATTTTGCTGGTATTTATTGTCGTCGGCTTTATTCGAGGGCTCGAAAAGAACCTGCAAGTCAGCGGAGATTCCGACACCGTGCTGGTCTTCTCGCTCGGCATGGGAGAGAACTTGGAATACTCATCGATTCCGATGCGCTCCAGCGACTTGATTGCGGCCAGCATTCCCGACATTCGAGTAAGACAAGGCAAGAAATACGTTTCGCCAGAACTCTACCTGGGCACGGAAGTCTTCACCGATTCGATGACCCAGCCGGCTATGGGATTGGTGCGTGGCGTCATGCCTGAGGTACTATTGGTTCGCAATCGGATTCAGTTGGAAAGCGGGCATTGGCCAGGTCCAGGTGAAGCTCTGATCGGCCGCATGGCCGCTGTCAAACTTGGCCTCGCCAAGGATGCTATTACCCCTGGAGATGACGTCCAGTTCGAAGGACGCACCTGGAAAGTTGCGGGCACGTTCTCCGCGACCGGTGGGGCATTTGAATCCGAAGTATGGTGCCGTCTCGACGAACTTCAGCAATCCATGAAGCGGCAAGACCTGAGCCTGGTGGCGCTGCGGCTTGGCTCGTCAGGCGACTACAGCGACATTGATTTATTCTGCAAAGAACGTCTCGATCTGGAACTGCAAGCCGCACGGGAAACAGAGTATTACGCGGGACTGCAGCGTGACTATGGTCCCATCCGCTGGCTAGCTTGGTTGGTAGTCTTTTTGATCTCCGGTGCCGGGA
This genomic interval carries:
- a CDS encoding XylR family transcriptional regulator; the encoded protein is MTRSGSQAMVDSVKRAKVPTVELRSTRLKHSFPFVGVNNFSLGKLVAEYFLDRGFRHFAVYQLGAEEYFQQRCENFVQTVADNGYEASRYHPLNRREQPTEWEQAQRELADWIHGLPKPVGVMACTDQLGFWLLDACRRCGAIVPEEVAVVGVENDASLCTMASTPLSSVELNGTAIGYRAAELLEYLMKGGKPPKKPILIEPLGIVTRLSSDIVAVEDRDLANALLFMREHACEGIGVSDVLKEVAISRSSLERGLRKLLGRSPNQELLRLKLSRAEEMLIHTDLTLAVIAQRCGFRRTQHLAETFREVFAVPPGQYRQDRRKAR
- a CDS encoding ABC transporter permease, with protein sequence MWFRPLAWDYATRNLFRRPLRTMLTLGALTAVILLVFIVVGFIRGLEKNLQVSGDSDTVLVFSLGMGENLEYSSIPMRSSDLIAASIPDIRVRQGKKYVSPELYLGTEVFTDSMTQPAMGLVRGVMPEVLLVRNRIQLESGHWPGPGEALIGRMAAVKLGLAKDAITPGDDVQFEGRTWKVAGTFSATGGAFESEVWCRLDELQQSMKRQDLSLVALRLGSSGDYSDIDLFCKERLDLELQAARETEYYAGLQRDYGPIRWLAWLVVFLISGAGILAGLNTMYGAVVGRISELAMLQTIGFVRRAILLSLIQEGLLLATSASLLATLIALTLFNGASVRFTMGAFALRIDNVCILIGCLVGLLMGILGSLPPAFRALRMPVVDGLKSV